GAGATGGCTGATGTGACTTACATCGAGCCAATTACTTGGGAAGTGGTAGAGCGCATTATCGCCACTGAAAAACCAGATGCGATTTTGCCAACGATGGGCGGTCAAACTGCCTTGAACTGTGCGCTCGACCTGCATCGCCATGGCGTTCTTGAGAAATACGGTTGCGAGCTGATTGGTGCATCACCAGAAGCTATTGATAAGGCAGAAGACCGTCAAAAGTTTAAAGACGCCATGACTAAGATTGGTCTGGGCTCTGCGAAGTCTGGTATTGCGCACTCCATGGATGAAGCGCATGAAGTCCAGCAACGTATTCAAAAAGAAACTGGCAGCTTAGGTTTCCCAGTGGTGATTCGTCCTTCATTCACTATGGGTGGATCAGGTGGTGGAATTGCTTATAATCGTGAAGAGTTTGAAGAGATCTGCAAACGCGGCTTAGATTTATCGCCGACCCGTGAACTCTTGATTGAAGAGTCTCTCTTGGGTTGGAAAGAGTTTGAGATGGAAGTGGTGCGTGACCGTGCCGATAACTGCATCATCGTTTGCTCAATCGAAAACTTAGACCCAATGGGCGTGCACACTGGTGACTCAATCACTGTTGCCCCAGCGCAAACATTGACGGATAAAGAGTATCAAATTCTCCGTAACGCCTCAATTGCGGTATTGCGTGAGATTGGTGTGGATACTGGCGGTTCAAACGTGCAGTTCTCCATTAACCCAGTCGATGGTCGCATGATCGTCATCGAGATGAACCCCCGTGTTTCACGTTCATCTGCCTTGGCTTCAAAAGCAACGGGTTTCCCAATTGCGAAGATTGCTGCAAAGCTGGCCGTTGGTTACACCTTGGATGAGTTGAAGAACGACATCACGGGCGGCTTAACCCCGGCATCTTTTGAGCCATCCATCGACTATGTTGTGACAAAGATTCCACGCTTTGCGTTTGAGAAGTTCCCGCAAGCGGATTCTCGTTTAACTACGCAGATGAAGTCCGTAGGTGAGGTGATGGCAATTGGCCGAACCTTCCAAGAGTCATTCCAAAAAGCATTGCGCGGTTTAGAGGTGGGCGTAGATGGTCTCGATGAAGTTTCTACAGACCTAGATGACATCATTCAAGAAATCGGCGAGCCAGGCCCAGACCGTATTTGGTATTTGGCAGATGCTTTCCGTATGGGTATGGGTCTTGATGAGATTTATAACGAGACTAAGGTTGATCCTTGGTTCTTGGAGCAAATCGAAGAACTCATCACCATGGAAACTGAGCTCAAGCAGCGCAAGATCGATAGCTTGTCAGCGCCTGAATTGCGCTTCATCAAGCAAAAAGGTTTCTCAGATCGCCGCTTAGCAAAATTGTTAGGGGTGGATGCTTCCTCCGTTCGTGCTGCGCGCCATCGCCTTAAAGTAATTCCGGTATACAAACGGGTGGACACCTGTGCCGCCGAGTTCTCTACGAATACGGCTTACCTGTATTCCACATATGAAGCAGAGCATGGTGAATGTGAATCCCAGCCAAGCACTAAAGATAAGATCATGGTCTTGGGCGGTGGCCCAAACCGTATTGGTCAAGGTATTGAGTTTGACTATTGCTGCGTACATGCTGCTTTAGCAATGCGTGAAGATGGTTATGAAACCATCATGGTGAACTGCAACCCAGAAACGGTTTCTACTGACTACGATACATCTGACCGCTTGTATTTTGAGCCTCTGACCTTAGAGGATGTTCTAGAGATCGTAGCTATTGAAAAGCCTAAGGGTGTGATCGTTCAATACGGCGGTCAGACTCCATTGAAGTTGGCGTTGGATCTCGAAGCGAACGGTGTTCCGATTATTGGAACCTCACCAGACATGATTGATGCTGCAGAGGATCGCGAGCGCTTTCAGAAGTTATTGCATGAGTTGAATTTGCGTCAGCCACCCAACCGCACCGCCCGTGCGGAAGATGAGGCGCTGAAGCTTGCTGAAGAAATTGGTTATCCATTGGTAGTGCGTCCTTCCTATGTATTGGGTGGTCGTGCCATGGAAATCGTTCATGATGGTCGTGATCTCGAGCGCTATATGCGTGAAGCAGTGAAGGTTTCTCATGACTCACCAGTTTTGCTCGATCGCTTCTTAAATGATGCGATTGAGTGTGATGTGGACTGTATTAGCGATGGTCAACGTGTATTCATTGGTGGTGTGATGGAGCATATTGAGCAAGCTGGCGTTCACTCGGGTGACTCTGCCTGCTCATTGCCACCGTATTCCTTATCTGATGAGACGATTGCAGAAATCAAGCGTCAAACAGCGGCCATGGCTAAAGGTCTGAACGTAGTTGGCTTGATGAACGTGCAGTTTGCGATTCAGAATGTCGACGGCAAGGATGTGATTTATGTTCTCGAAGTGAATCCACGTGCTTCCCGTACCGTGCCATTTGTATCGAAGGCAACTGGTTTGCAGTTGGCCAAGATTGCAGCGCGCTGCATGGTAGGTCAGACTTTGGATCAGCAAGGCATTCAATCTGAAGTGAAGCCCGCTTACTATTCAGTTAAAGAGGCGGTATTCCCGTTTAATAAGTTCCCAGGTATTGATCCAATCCTAGGGCCAGAGATGCGCTCTACTGGTGAGGTGATGGGAGTAGGTAAGACCTTCGGTGAAGCGCTCTTTAAATCCCAATTGGGTGCTGGTATCAAGTTGCCTAAGAGCGGTACCGTAGTGTTGACTGTAAAAGATAGTGACAAGCCTAAGGCAGTCGAAGTGGCTAAGCTCTTGCATCAATTGGGCTTCCCAATGGTTGCTACTAAAGGTACTGCAGCAGCTATTGAAGCAGCTGGTTTACCAGTGCGCGTAGTTAATAAGGTAAAAGATGGCCGTCCACATATTGTTGACTTGATCAAGAATGGTGAGATCTCACTTGTCTTTACTACTGTTGATGAAACTCGTACTGCGATTGCGGATTCACGCTCCATTCGTACAAGCGCCCAAGCTAATAATGTGACTTACTACACCACGATTAGTGCAGCACGTGCAGTGATGGATGGTTTGATGACGTCGCAAAGCGGCAATAAAGAGTCTCTTGAGGTGTATTCATTGCAGAATCTGCATAAGACAC
The window above is part of the beta proteobacterium CB genome. Proteins encoded here:
- the carB gene encoding carbamoyl phosphate synthase large subunit, with translation MPKRSDIKSILIIGAGPIVIGQACEFDYSGAQACKALRDEGYKVILVNSNPATIMTDPEMADVTYIEPITWEVVERIIATEKPDAILPTMGGQTALNCALDLHRHGVLEKYGCELIGASPEAIDKAEDRQKFKDAMTKIGLGSAKSGIAHSMDEAHEVQQRIQKETGSLGFPVVIRPSFTMGGSGGGIAYNREEFEEICKRGLDLSPTRELLIEESLLGWKEFEMEVVRDRADNCIIVCSIENLDPMGVHTGDSITVAPAQTLTDKEYQILRNASIAVLREIGVDTGGSNVQFSINPVDGRMIVIEMNPRVSRSSALASKATGFPIAKIAAKLAVGYTLDELKNDITGGLTPASFEPSIDYVVTKIPRFAFEKFPQADSRLTTQMKSVGEVMAIGRTFQESFQKALRGLEVGVDGLDEVSTDLDDIIQEIGEPGPDRIWYLADAFRMGMGLDEIYNETKVDPWFLEQIEELITMETELKQRKIDSLSAPELRFIKQKGFSDRRLAKLLGVDASSVRAARHRLKVIPVYKRVDTCAAEFSTNTAYLYSTYEAEHGECESQPSTKDKIMVLGGGPNRIGQGIEFDYCCVHAALAMREDGYETIMVNCNPETVSTDYDTSDRLYFEPLTLEDVLEIVAIEKPKGVIVQYGGQTPLKLALDLEANGVPIIGTSPDMIDAAEDRERFQKLLHELNLRQPPNRTARAEDEALKLAEEIGYPLVVRPSYVLGGRAMEIVHDGRDLERYMREAVKVSHDSPVLLDRFLNDAIECDVDCISDGQRVFIGGVMEHIEQAGVHSGDSACSLPPYSLSDETIAEIKRQTAAMAKGLNVVGLMNVQFAIQNVDGKDVIYVLEVNPRASRTVPFVSKATGLQLAKIAARCMVGQTLDQQGIQSEVKPAYYSVKEAVFPFNKFPGIDPILGPEMRSTGEVMGVGKTFGEALFKSQLGAGIKLPKSGTVVLTVKDSDKPKAVEVAKLLHQLGFPMVATKGTAAAIEAAGLPVRVVNKVKDGRPHIVDLIKNGEISLVFTTVDETRTAIADSRSIRTSAQANNVTYYTTISAARAVMDGLMTSQSGNKESLEVYSLQNLHKTLN